The Microbacterium schleiferi genome contains the following window.
CTCGGCTCTCGTCCGTCAGGGCGACTTCACGCTGGGACCGGTGTCGGTGCAGGTCAACGCGGGCGATCGGATCGGGATCACGGGGCCCAACGGCGCCGGAAAGTCGACTCTCCTCCGCCTGCTGCTGGGTCGCCTCAGCCCCGACGAGGGCGCCACGAGCCTCGGCGCGAGCGTTGCGATCGGCGAGATCGATCAGGCCCGGGCGCTGCTGGCCGGCGATGACGCTCTGGCTACGGCTTTCGAGGCACAGGTCCCTGAATGGGCCAGTGCCGAGGTGCGCACCCTGCTTGCGAAGTTCGGTCTGAAGGCCGACCATGTCGGACGCGCCGTCAACGAGCTCTCCCCGGGGGAACGCACGCGGGCGGGCCTTGCGCTCCTGCAGGCTCGCGGTGTCAACGTGCTCGTGCTCGACGAACCCACCAACCACCTCGACCTTCCGGCGATCGAACAGCTCGAGCAAGCGCTGGAGAGCTACAGCGGCACGGTGCTGCTGGTCACTCACGACCGCCGCATGCTGCAGACCGTCAGTCTGAATCGTCACTGGCATCTCGATGCCGGCACCCTCACGGAGTCCTGACCCATGCTGCTGACCACCGATCGCCTGCGACTGCGTCCGCTCGAGGCATCCGACGCCCCCGCTCTGCACCGGGCGCTCGGCGACCCGGTAGCCATGGCCGCCTACGAACACGGCTTCTCTCTCGAGGAGACGCACGACTGGATCGCCCGGCAGCAGCAGCGCTACCTCGACGACGGATTCGGCCTGTGGGCGATGGTGCACGCAGATACCGGCGAGCTCATCGGGGATGCCGGGATCACCACCCAGCCCGTCGGCGACGAGACCGTGATCGAGGTCGGCTACCACCTCGCTCGAGCCTGGTGGGGACAGGGCTACGCCACCGAAGCTGCCCGCGCGTGCACCTCCTGGGCCTTCGCGACGCAGGACACCGACCTCGTCTATGCGCGGATCCGCGATACGAACATCGCATCGATGAACGTCGCCATTCGGCTCGGGATGACGGTGCGCCAGCGCTTCATGGTTCACTACCGCGGAATCGACATGCCCCACCTCGCCTTCGCGATCGGCCGCGACCGGTGGGATACCCAGGATGTGCGCCGGTAGAATCGAGGGGCATCCTCACACACTCAGGCACGCACACACGGTGCCGCACATATCGCGCAAGGAGACCCATGGCCGCTATTCCCGACAAGCCCGTCCTCGAAGGTCTCGAGCAGAAGTGGGATGCCGCGTGGACGGATGCCGGAACCTACCGGTTCGACCGCTCCCGCGCCGCCGAGGTCGGACGCGACGGGGTCTACTCCGTCGATACTCCCCCGCCGACGGCATCCGGGTCGCTGCACATCGGTCACGTGTTCAGCTACACCCACACCGACGTCAAGGTCCGGTTCGAACGGATGCGGGGCAAGACGGTGTTCTACCCGATGGGGTGGGATGACAACGGCCTACCGACCGAGCGTCGGGTCCAGAACTACTACGGCGTGCGTTGCGACCCGTCGCTTCCCTACGACCCGGAGTTCACTCCCCCGTACGAGGGCGGCGACAACAAGAGCAGCAAGGCCGCAGACCAGAGGCCCATCAGCCGCCGCAACTTCATCGAGCTGTGCGAGAAACTCACCGTCGAAGACGAGAAGCACTTCGAGAACCTCTGGCGTGACCTCGGACTGAGCGTCGACTGGACCCAGACCTACCGCACGATCTCGGACGAGACGATGCGCACGAGCCAGCTCGCGTTCCTGCGAAACCTCGAGCGCGGCGAGGCCTACCAGGCACTCGCACCCACGCTGTGGGACATCGATTTCCGTTCCGCGATCGCGCAGGCAGAGCTCGAGGACCGCGACCAGCCGGCCGCCTATCACCGTCTCGCCTTCCACAAGAGCGACGGCAGCGGCGACATCCACATCGAGACAACCCGCCCCGAGCTGCTCGCCGCGTGTGTCGCCCTGGTCGCCCACCCCGACGACGAGCGCTACCAGCCCGCGTTCGGCACGACAGTGCGCACTCCCCTGTTCGATGTCGAGGTCCCCGTTCTGCCCCACCCGCTCGCACAGCCCGACAAGGGCTCGGGTATCGCCATGATCTGTACGTTCGGCGACGTCACCGACATCATCTGGTGGCGCGAGCTCGACCTCCCCAACCGCACGATCATCGGGATGGACGGGCGCATCCTCGCGGAAGCCCCCGAGGTCATCACGACCGACGCCGCGCGCGCTGCCTACGCGGAGCTCGCCGGCAAGACGGTGTTCAGTGCGAAGAAGCGCGTCGTGGAACTGCTGCAGGAATCGGGCGAGCTCATCGGCGACCCGAAGCCCTTCACCCACCCCGTGAAGTTCTTCGAGAAGGGTGATCGGCCGCTCGAGATCGTCTCCACGCGCCAGTGGTACGTCCGCAACGGCGCCCGAGACGAGGCTTTGCGCGAGAAGCTCCTCGACCTCGGTCGCGACGTGTCGTGGCATCCCGACTTCATGCGCGTTCGCTACGAGAACTGGGTCGGTGGTCTCACCGGCGACTGGCTCGTCTCGCGCCAGCGGTTCTTCGGAGTGCCGATTCCCGTCTGGTACGGCCTCGACGAGAACGGTGAGCGCGACTACGAGCACGTACTCGTGCCGACGGCCGACGCGCTTCCTGTCGACCCGACCACCGACGTTCCCCCGGGTTATACCGAGGACCAGCGCGGGGTTCCGGGAGGCTTCGACGGTGAGCGCGACATCTTCGATACCTGGGCGACCTCGTCGCTCACACCGCAACTGGCCGGTGGATGGGAGCGCGATCCCGAACTGTGGAATCTCGTCGCCCCGTTCGACCTGCGCCCCCAGGGCCAGGACATCATCCGCACCTGGCTCTTTTCGACGATGCTGCGCAGCGCGCTCGAAGACGGTCGCGCGCCCTGGACGGATGCTGCGATTTCGGGGTTCATCGTCGACCCCGACCGCAAGAAGATGTCTAAGTCCAAGGGCAACGTCGTCACCCCGGCCGACATCCTGCACCAGCACGGGTCGGATGCCGTCCGGTACTGGGCAGCGTCGAGCAGGCTCGGCACGGATGCCGCATTCGACCCGCAGAACCCGACGCAGATCAAGATCGGCCGGCGTCTCGCGATCAAGATCCTGAACGCGGCGAAATTCGTCCTGTCGTTCCCGGTGCCCGAGGGTGCCCGGATCACGCACGCGCTTGACGCGTCGATGCTCGCGACGCTCGACGGCGTGGTGCGCGACGCGACGGCAGCACTGGATGCCTACGATCACGCTCGCGCGCTCGAGATCACCGAGTCGTTCTTCTGGACCTTCTGCGATGACTATCTCGAGCTGGTCAAGGAACGCGCATATGACCAGACCGACGTCGGGCAGGCATCCGCGGCGCTCGCGCTGCGCACCGCCCTGTCGACGCAGCTACGACTTCTCGCGCCCGTTGTCTCGTTCGCGACCGAGGAGGCATGGTCGTGGTTCGAGGACGGCTCGGTCCACACCGCCGCCTGGCCTGAGCCGCTGGGGATCGAGGGCGATCCGGCCGTGCTGACAGCCGTCGGTGAGGCTCTGATCGGCATCCGTCGCGCGAAGACCGAGGCGAAGGCGTCCCAGAAGACGCCTGTCACCTCGATCACGATCGGTGCGCCGGCTGCGACCGTGGAACGCCTCCGCACAGCAGAAGGCGACCTCAAGGCCGTGGGGCGCATCGCCGCGATTGCCTACACGGATGCCGACAGCACGACTGTCGCCGCCATCGAACTCGGAGAGGTGTGAGATGCAGCTCGGAACTCGCTGGTCCCTCGGGACGACGCCGCCGGCCGCCGTGCCGGACGCCCTTCGCGCACAGATCGCCGCTGTGGAGGATCTGATCTCCGCCGGTCAGCTCGCGCAGGAGCCGACGCCCCGATGGACGCTCACGTGGTTGGAGGGACGCCCGATCGCGGAGCTCGACACCGGGGTGATCGTCACGCTCACCGCTGACGGGGAAGCTGTCGTGCAGCACGATCCCGACGACGACTTCGCCTGATCGCGCCGAGGCGGGGCGGCGCGGAGCGCCGGCACCGTCCTCAGTGCCCTACGCCTGGTCAGGTGCCGTCACCGTGCTGGCTGCCAGCAGGAGCCGGGCAGCTGCCAGGGCGGCGACGATCGTGACCGCTGCGGCAATGACGTAGGGCAGTCGGAGGTCATACCGAGCGACGAAGCCGCCGAGCATCGTCGCGATCGGGAACAGGCCCCAGGTGAGACTGCGGATGATGCCCAGGACGCGACCGAAGATGTCACCGGGGACGATCATCTGGCGCAGTGCACCCCAGGGGACGTTCCAGAGCGAAACCGCGAAGGCCATGCCCGCGTAGGCGAGGATGGCGCTGATGACCTCCGGGGCGATACCGACCAGGGCAAGGCACACCCCGGCCACGAGGTTCGCGCCGAGCATGACAGCTCCGCGGCCGAAGCGCCGCACGAGGATGGGCGCTACGAGCGAGCCCAGGAGAGCTCCGGCCCCGATTCCCGCCGTGACGAACCCGATCGCCGCCGGGGCCACGCCCTGCGTGTCGAGGAAGTAGAGAATCGTCGGCGCCTGCGCGAATGCAAACGCACCCCCGAGAATCGAGGTGAACACGACGAGGGCGCGCAGGTAGCGATGACGCCACAGGTACAGTGCTGCATCCTTTGTCGACACGCGCGGGCTGTCGGATGCCGGGATCCGCTCGCCCGGCGTCGCGACGCCGTCCGCTGCGGATGCCGGGCGGCTCGCAGAACTTCGCAGAGCGTGGGCGGCAGACAGCGGCAGCATCAGCGCCAGGGCGATCGGGACGAGGTAGCCAGCCGATCCCACCCAGAGTGGGAGAACAAGCGATACCGCGAACAGGATCCCGGCGATCGGCTGCGCGACGAAGCTATCGATCGTGATCTGCGCAGCCTGAATGCGACTGTTCGCGCGGTCCAATCCGGCCTTGTCGACGAGCGAGGGGATGACGGCGTTGGTCGCGTTGTCGAAGAGGGTCTCGCCGATGCCGAACACGACGGTCGCGACCAGAAGCTGCCACAGTTGCAGATGGCCTGTCGCGGTGAGCGCCGCAAGAGCCACCGCGACCCCACCACGCAGGATGTTCGCCGACGCCATCACGCGGCGCCGATCCAACCGGTCGACGATCATGCCGGCGGGCAGGCCGAAGAACAGCCAGGGCACGAACGCGAGCGCGCCGACCGCGGCAATCGCCACCGGGTCTCGCGTGAGGGTTGTCGCAATGAGCGGAACTGCGGTGCGCCCCACACCGTCGGCGAGGTTGCTGAACGCCGCCGCGGTCCAGAGCTTCCCGAAGTCTTTTCCGAGGGGAACCTGACGCCGCACCCGGGTCGGGGCGACAGTCATCGCGGGAGAATGCCGATGTGAGCACCGGCGGTAGCATCCGCGCGCGCGGTGGCGTGCTGATGCCGCGCGGCCTCCCTGATTGGACGAGTCAGCGCCCGGCGACGCGCCAGCGCGTCGATGTGGCGCTCGAGCGTGCGCAAGAGCGTCAGCGCCATGTGCTCGATCGGGCTCGGCTGCGGCTGGTCGCAGCGAGCGGATGCGAACGACCTCACGGTTGTCATGACGATCTCCGGTCTGTCAACGGGAAGACGTCGGTGCGCACCGTGAAGGGGCGAACGCCGTCGCCTTCCTGTTCGCGGTAACGGGCTACGTAGTCGTCGATCACCGCCTCCAGGTCGTGCACGAGTTGCTCGAACTGGGTATCCGTCATGCGTACGGTCGCGGTGCTGAGCATCGCGGTCCACTCATCCGGGTCCTTGCGCAAGTTGTCGGCAATGAAGTCCTCGAGCTGGCGGTTGCGGCGGCGATAGAACTCACTGATGACCACCTGGCTGGCGGCACGACCCGCCGGGGTCTTGACCGCGGTGGGACTGGTCATCGAAACAGCGCCCGTGGGCCTCTCCCACCAGCGCTCGCGCGCGGTTCCGCGATCGGGGACCTCACGAATCAGGTCGTGCTTCGCGAGCGCACGGAGGTGATAGCTGGTCGCGCCCGATGACTCACCCAGTTGCTCGGCCAGCGAACTCGCCGTCTGGGGGCCGAACTGGCTCAGGATGTCGTAGATCTGCACACGCAGGGGGTGAGCCAGAGCTCGCAGAGCGCCGACATCGAGCTCGCGAGCGTCTCCGATTCTCGGTGGAGCGTCTCCGATTCTCGGCGGAGCGTCTCCGGGCGAGCGATCCTGTGCGTCCATGGCACGAGCGTACAACTGCAAAGGTCTCTTTGCAACATAGACTTTGCAAACTTTTCCTTGCATGCGAGTCGCGAAGAGATAGGTTGAATCCATGACCGATGCCGATACGTCGAATCCTCTTCTCGCGACGAGCACGCTCCCCTACCGGCTTCCCGACTACCGCGTCATCCGACCGGAGCATTACCTGCCCGCGTTCGAAGAGGCCTTCGCCCAGCACCGCCGACAGATCGAGGCCATCACAAGCGTGACCGCGGCTCCGACCTTCGAGAACACGATGGTGCCGCTGGAACAGAGTGGGGAACTGCTCCACGACGTCGCTTCGGCCTTCTACACCGTCTCGTCCGCGGACGCGACCGAAGACATCCAAGAGATCGAGGAGACGCTCGCCCCGTTGATGGCGGCCCACACGGATGCGGTGCAGCTGGACGCCGCTCTGTACCGACGCATCACGTCTTTGCACGACGAGCTCGACGACCTGGAGCTCCCCCGGAGGACCGCTACCTCGTCGAGCGCCACTACCGCGAGATGACGCAAGCGGGCGCTGGCCTCGACGCTACGCAGAAAGCCCGGCTCTCGGAGATCAACGCTCGCCTCTCGACGCTCACGACGACCTTCGAGAAGAACCTCCTGAACGATACGAACGACCTCGCTGTCGTGTTCCATGACGTCGCCGACCTCGACGGCCTCGCCGAAGGTGAGATCTCCGCGGCGGCGCGCGCCGCAGCCGATCGTGGCATCCAGAACGCCTGGCTCGTTTCTCTGACCCTCTTCACCGGGCACCCCTATCTGGGATCCCTCCGCAACCGCCGCTCACGCCAGCGCATCATGGCTGCGTCCCAAGCTCGGGGCACTCGTGACAACGAGAACGACAACCGCGCGGTGCTGCTGGAGATCGTGCGCCTGCGGGCCGAACGCGCCGAGCTTCTGGGGTTCGCCTCGCATGCGGCCTCCGTCACAGCCGACGAGACAGCGGGCAGTCCGGATGCCGTCCGCGACCTGCTCTTCCGCCTTGCCGCTCCGGCGGCTCGTAACGCCAGGGCTGAGCAAGCAGCTCTCCAGGCAATGGCTGATGCCGAACCCGAGCCGTTCACGATCGCAGCGCATGACTGGGCCTACCTCACGGAGAAGGTTCGCTCAGCCGAGTACGACATCGACGCTGCCGCCCTGCGTCCGTGGTTCGAGGCCGAACGGGTGCTCAGCGACGGCGTCTTCCGCGCCGCGACGCAGCTGTACGGCATCACGTTCACCGAGCGTCCCGACCTGCCCGGCTACCACCCCGACGTTCGGGTCTTCGAGGTGTTCAACGCGGATGGTTCGGCACTCGGGCTCTACCTGCTCGACCTGTACACGCGTGACACGAAGCGCGGCGGCGCGTGGATGAACTCCATCGTGTCGCAGTCACGCGTGCGCGGCACGGCACCGGTTGTCGTCAACAACCTCAACGTCGTCAAACCTGAGCCGGGCACGCCGACGCTGCTCACCCTCGATGAAGTCACGACCTTCTTCCACGAGTTCGGCCACGCGCTGCACGGGCTGTTCGCGACGGTGACCTATCCGCACTTCGCCGGCACCAACGTCTTCCGGGACTTCGTGGAGTTCCCCAGCCAGGTCAACGAGATGTGGATCTTCTGGCCCGAGATCCTCGCGGCCTACGCCCGACACATCGACACCGATGAGCCCCTCCCCACGCACCTCGTGGAGCGACTGAACGCCTCGGAGAGCTTCAACCAGGGGTTTGCGACGAGCGAGTACCTGGCGGCGGCGTGGCTCGATCAGGCCTGGCACTCGCTGTCGGCCGCCGACGCGGCACACGATATCGATGTAGCTGCGTTTGAGGCATCCGCGCTCGCCGAGATCGGGCTCGACAACCCGGCGGTCCCCACACGCTACTCATCCACGTACTTCGCCCACATCTTCTCGGGCGGCTACAGCGCGGGCTACTACTCCTACATCTGGAGCGAAGTCCTGGATGCCGACACCGTCGAGTGGTTCCGCGAGAACGGTGGCCTCACGCGCGCGAACGGCGACCGGTTCCGTGAGCGCCTCCTCGGGGTCGGAGGATCGAAGGACCCACTCGATGCCTACCGGGACTTCCGCGGGCGAGAGGCCGATATCGCCCCGCTGCTCCGGCGTCGGGGGCTCGAGGACTGACTCTCACACGACCGCGCTCAGCCCCTACGCGGGGGTAACGAGGAACCGAAGCCGCGCGAACTGTCCAACCTGGCGAGCCTCGACGAGGCGAAGTCGGTCCGACTCGACGCGACGCGGAAACACGGGAGCACCGCTGGTCAACGCGACCGGAGCGATCGAGATGGCGACCTCGTCGAGAGCTCCGGCGTCGAAGAACTGGGCGGCGAGCTCGCCCCCGCCCACGATCCAGACGTCTGACTCCCCCGCTGCCTCGAGGATGTCGGGCAGCACCCCCGACACGGGACCCGATACGAAGGTCACGTCCGCGCCCTCCGGAACCGGGAGCGTGCGTGATGTGAAAACGAATGTTCGGCGGGAGCCGAACAGTTCCCGCCACTTCTCCGGATGGCGGACAAGGTCGGACTCGCGCAGCATCCACTCGTACGTCGACGAGCCCTCCACGATGAGCGCATCCTCCGGGGGAAGCAGCTCCGGATCCGGTTCCGTTCCGCCAGGCACATCGAAGAGCCACTGCAGGGAATGCTCGGCGTCGGCGATCCAGCCGGTGAAGCTCGTGGCGGTGTCATAGATGAAGCGAGTCACACCGAAACGGTACAGCTGACCTCCGACATGGCCGGGTGATCAGGAACTCCGGGTCACCGCACCAATCCCTGCGCTCGCGCCGCGGCCACTGCAGCACTCCGCGACGAGACCCCCAGCTTCTCGTAGACGTGACCCAGGTGGGTCTTGACGGTCGCCTCGGTGACGAAGAGCTCGGCGGCGATGGCCGCGTTCGACAACCCCTCGGCAGCCCACGAGAGGACGTCGAGTTCCCGTGCGGTCAACGTCGGCCTCGGCGCACGAATGCGTTCGAGGAGCCTCCCCGCGATCGTCGGAGCGAGGGCGCTTTCCCCCGCCGCCGCTGCGCGTACAGCAGCGAGAAGCTCCTCGGGCGGGGCATCCTTCAGCAAGTACCCACGCGCACCGGCTTCGACGGCGGCGAGGATGTCGGCATCCGTGTCGTAGTTGGTGAGCACAAGGACGGCGGGCGGTCTGGGCAGCGAGCGGATCGCGCGTGTCGCGTCGACGCCGGTCGATGTGCCGCCGAATTGGAGATCCATCAAGACGACGTCAGCAGAATGCTCCGTGGCCATGACCACGGCATCCTCCGGCGTTCCTGCGTCAGCGACAACCTCGAGTTCGGCCTCTGTCGCCAGAAGCGCCCGAAGACCCGCGCGGACCACGGGATGGTCGTCGGCGATGACGACGCGCACCGTCATCGCGCGAGTTCCTTCGGCACCGTCACCAGCACTGATGTCCCCTCGCCCGGCGCGGTCACCAGAGTCAGCTTCCCGCCGAGCTGTTCGGCCCGTTCGCGTGTCGCGCGCAACCCGAAGGAGTCGGACCGCCCGGGCAGCGACTCCACGCGAGTGGCGTCGAAACCGACGCCATCATCGCTGATGCGTAAGGACACGGCAGCCTCGGTCTCCGTGAGCTCGAGGGCAACGGTGCGGGCTTGGGAATGCTGCGCCACGTTGGCCAAGGCACCCTGGGCAACCCGGAACAACGCGGTCTGAATCTGCATCGGCAGCGCGAGCGAGTCGGAGGCCCGCACATCCACGTGAAGGTCCCCCTCGTTCCAGGTCTCTTCGGCGAGTCTGCGCAACGCAGCAGCGAGCGAGCGATCGGCCAGCGCAGGCGGCGTCAGACCCGAGATCAGTGATCTCGTCTCGACGAGACTTGCCTGCGCACTCTCGCGGGCAAGACGGATCTCTGCCGCACCGGGGCCATCCGGCTGACGTCGTTCGACGGCCCCGAGCAGCAGCGTGATGCTCGACAGACTCTGCGCGACAGTGTCGTGAATGTCGCGGGCTAGCCGCTCTCGCTCAGCCATCGCTCCAGCACGGCGCTCCGCGGAAGAGAGCAACTGCTGGGTGGCGAGCAGCTCGGTATAGAGCCGCTCGTACTCGGCGCTCTCACGTCGCAGAGCGCGGTACGCGCGGCCGATCAGAACGGCGACTCCGGCTCCGACCAAGGGACCGAGAACGCCCCCCACCGTCCACTCTCCGTGCAGTCCGAGCACCATGATCGTCACCAAGGTCGCAACCACGACGGCCACCGGGCCCCATGGGTCGGGAAGGAGGTCGAGGTACAGGAAGAAGAGCGGGAACACCAGGTAGGCCGCGAAGGGCGTGAGCCATACCAGCACGGCCCATTCCGCGGTCAACGCAGTGAGAAACGCGTAGCGGAGAATCAGCACCCGCCCGCGTGGACGCGCGTGACTCAACAGCACAGCCAGGTAGGTCACGGCCATGACGGCGCAGAGCGCGAGAATCCAGATCGCCGACGCTCCTGCGCTCAGGAAGCCCGCGACTGTTGTGAACACGAGGAGCCCGGCAAAGAGCGCCTGAAGCCCGACCTGGAGTCCGACCACGATCGGGTTGACGGGCGGGTGCACGACAGCCATAGCCGCTCCAGCGTACGCGTGCATCGCGGCGGTGTCGTCCACCGAAAGGAGGAGAACTCCCTCACTCTTCCAGGGCGCGCCGATTCCCTCCGCTCGACCGATGTCCGCTGCCCCCGTGACAGCGAGGCTGGAGTCATCATCCACCGTGAAAGGTCGCTCATGTTTGTCGCTTGGCGGGATCTCCGTTTTGCCCGAGGCCGCTTTGTCTTGATCGGAGCGGTCGTCGCCCTCATCACCATCCTCGTCGGTTTCCTCAGCGGACTGACCGGCGGGCTGGCGTGGCAAAACGTCTCGGGCGTCGTCGGACTCTCGGCCGATCGCGTTGTGCTGGGCCCCAGTTCGCCGGGGGCGACACCGTCGTACGCGGATTCGGCGATCACTGCGCAGCAAGAAGCGCAGTGGCAGGACGCCGCCGGAGTGACAACGGTCACACCGTTGGGCATCAGCCAGGCGCGCGCCGAGACGGCGGACGCTCGCGAAGCCGTCGCCGTCTTCGGCGGGGCTCTGCCCGCAGCGCCGACCGCTGACGGACAGATCGTGCTCTCCTCCGGCGCCGCGCGTGCGCTCAGTGCTGACCCCGGAGACACCGTCACGATCGCCGGCACCGATTTCGCGGTCACCTCGATCACCGCGGACGACTGGTACAGCCATACCCCCGTCGTCTACACGACGCTCTCGGACTGGCAGTCGCTGGCAGCGATGCTCGGGACGCCGGGAGCCTTCGCCACAGCGCTCCTCGTCACCGGGGACGTCGCAGACGCTGCCGGCGTGGATGCGACAGCGACGACCGTCTCCAGTTCGGTCCTCGCGTCGCTTACCAGCCTGCCCGCGTTCCGCTCCGAGATCGGATCGCTGGCGCTGATCATCGCGCTGCTGTTTGGAATCTCAGCTCTCGTTGTCGGATCGTTCTTTGCGGTCTGGACGATGCAGCGACGCGGCGACGTCGCGATCCTCAAAGCCCTGGGGGCCACCAATCGCGCACTCGTGCGCGATGCGCTCGGCCAAGCCGCCGTGATTCTCGCAGCTGGCACCGTTCTCGGCATGGCTGTCGTTGTCGCGGCCGCGCTGGCGCTCGGCGACGCGCTCCCCTTCCTTCTGAATCCCCTGACCACCGTGGTCCCTGCTGTGCTCTTGATCGTCCTCGGACTCGTCGGAGCGGGGTTCTCGCTGCGCACCATTACGACCGCCGACCCGCTGACAGCCCTGGGGAGCAACCGATGATCGAACTGACCAACGTCACACTGACCTTCCCCGACGGCGCCGGGCGAGTCCGGGCCGTGGACGATGTCAGCCTCACGGTTGCCCGCGGCACAGTGACCGGACTGACCGGCCCCTCCGGTTCGGGAAAGTCGAGCCTCCTGGCCGTCACGGCGGCGCTCATCAAGCCCGACGCTGGGAGGGCTGTCATCGACGGTGTCGATGCGACGTCGCTGAATGCGCGGGGCGCTGCGACGCTACGACGCGAGCGGATCGGTATCGTCTTCCAGCAGGCGAATCTGGTGCCGTCTCTCACCGCGCTGGAGCAACTCGTCGTGATGGACCATCTGGGCGGTGCGCGGCGCGGCGAGTCGGTTATCGAGAAGGCACGAGCGCTCCTGGACGCCGTCGGGATGGCAGAGCACGCGCATAAGCGCCCACACCAGCTCTCTGGCGGACAGCGTCAACGTGTGAACATCGCACGGGCACTCGTGAACGATCCTGCGGCGCTGGTCGTGGACGAGCCGACGAGCGCGCTCGATCAGGAGCGCGGAAAGCAGATCATGGATCTGATCGTGCAGCTGACGACGCAGCGCCAGACAGCGACGCTCCTGGTCACCCACGACCTGTCTCTCGCCCCGGCCATGCACGAAATCGTGCACATGCGG
Protein-coding sequences here:
- a CDS encoding ABC transporter ATP-binding protein, with the protein product MIELTNVTLTFPDGAGRVRAVDDVSLTVARGTVTGLTGPSGSGKSSLLAVTAALIKPDAGRAVIDGVDATSLNARGAATLRRERIGIVFQQANLVPSLTALEQLVVMDHLGGARRGESVIEKARALLDAVGMAEHAHKRPHQLSGGQRQRVNIARALVNDPAALVVDEPTSALDQERGKQIMDLIVQLTTQRQTATLLVTHDLSLAPAMHEIVHMRDGRLVHGADRVPA